The following proteins are co-located in the Microbacterium sp. SORGH_AS_0888 genome:
- a CDS encoding ABC transporter permease encodes MPVDGGRARGYAPRILVLPAVVGLAFLLVPLAALVARVQVDTLWTDITSEAAVSALGLSLATGVTATAVCVAVGVPMAILIARSAPRTAALLRALVTVPLVLPPMVGGVALLFLFGRNGWLGDLLGAIGVRLPFTTAAVVLAQTFVALPFLVLSVEGALRSTGTGFEEAAASLGAGRWTVLRRITLPLAAPGLIAGTVLCFARAIGEFGATALFAGNAPGVTQTMPLAIYTAFNGAGVDQGTAIALSLLLLITAIAVLLLVRAWRPGSVR; translated from the coding sequence ATGCCGGTCGACGGCGGACGAGCACGCGGCTACGCGCCCCGCATCCTCGTCCTGCCCGCGGTCGTGGGCCTCGCGTTCCTGCTCGTCCCGCTCGCCGCGCTCGTCGCCCGCGTTCAGGTGGACACGCTGTGGACGGACATCACCTCCGAGGCTGCGGTCTCGGCGCTCGGCCTGTCGTTGGCGACCGGGGTCACCGCGACGGCCGTGTGCGTCGCCGTGGGGGTGCCGATGGCGATCCTCATCGCCCGCAGTGCGCCGCGCACCGCCGCGCTGCTGCGCGCGCTCGTGACGGTGCCGCTCGTGCTGCCGCCCATGGTGGGCGGTGTCGCGCTCCTGTTCCTCTTCGGCCGCAACGGCTGGCTCGGCGATCTGCTGGGCGCCATCGGGGTGCGTCTGCCGTTCACGACGGCGGCGGTCGTGCTGGCCCAGACCTTCGTCGCGCTTCCGTTCCTCGTGCTCTCGGTCGAAGGGGCGCTGCGCTCGACCGGGACCGGCTTCGAAGAGGCGGCCGCCTCCCTCGGCGCCGGCCGCTGGACGGTGTTGCGGCGCATCACGCTGCCGCTGGCCGCGCCCGGCCTGATCGCCGGCACCGTGCTGTGCTTCGCGCGCGCGATCGGTGAGTTCGGGGCGACGGCGCTGTTCGCGGGCAACGCACCCGGGGTGACGCAGACGATGCCGCTCGCCATCTACACCGCCTTCAACGGCGCGGGAGTCGACCAGGGCACCGCGATCGCGCTGTCGCTGCTGCTGCTGATCACGGCGATCGCCGTGCTGCTGCTCGTGCGGGCATGGCGCCCGGGGAGCGTGCGGTGA
- a CDS encoding ATP-binding cassette domain-containing protein: protein MTGDAAGTLTARLRVERGSGFDLDARLDAAAGETVAVMGPSGAGKSTLLAALAGLAPLTDGEIRIDGRVLSTVRRRVEPAARGTVLLGQDARLFPHLTIRENVAFGLRARRVARAEANARADDLIERVGLAGAADRRPAALSGGQQQRVAVARALAAAPRLVLLDEPLTSLDSVTASAVRALLAELLVDTTCVVVTHDAVDAVALADRLVVLEAGRVTQEGGVREVLAAPATPFVAEQAGLNRVAGLAGQPGVAVFPPSSVRLSAAGPDVSGAHGSGARGIGWRARVVRVEQTLGGVRVVTAEPQVACDLTLEEWARHPFAPGDDVHVSVDAGRLRSLPG from the coding sequence GTGACGGGCGATGCCGCGGGCACGCTGACGGCGCGGCTCCGCGTCGAGCGAGGCTCCGGCTTCGACCTCGACGCGCGCCTCGACGCCGCGGCCGGGGAGACGGTCGCGGTCATGGGGCCCTCGGGCGCGGGGAAGTCGACGCTGCTCGCGGCCCTCGCCGGGCTCGCGCCGCTCACGGACGGCGAGATCCGGATCGATGGACGCGTGCTGTCGACGGTGCGGCGCCGGGTCGAGCCTGCGGCGCGCGGGACCGTGCTGCTCGGGCAGGACGCGCGGCTCTTCCCGCACCTGACCATCCGGGAGAACGTCGCATTCGGGTTGCGCGCACGGCGGGTGGCGCGCGCCGAGGCGAACGCGCGGGCGGACGACCTGATCGAGCGAGTGGGGCTCGCGGGTGCTGCGGACCGGCGTCCGGCGGCGCTCTCGGGCGGACAGCAGCAGCGCGTCGCGGTCGCCCGAGCGCTCGCCGCCGCGCCGCGCCTCGTGCTTCTGGACGAGCCGCTCACCTCGCTCGACAGCGTGACCGCGAGCGCGGTGCGGGCCCTCCTGGCCGAGCTGCTCGTCGACACGACGTGCGTCGTGGTGACCCACGACGCCGTCGACGCCGTCGCGCTCGCCGACCGGCTGGTCGTGCTGGAGGCGGGGCGTGTGACCCAGGAGGGCGGCGTCCGCGAGGTGCTCGCCGCGCCCGCGACGCCGTTCGTCGCCGAGCAGGCCGGGCTCAACCGCGTTGCGGGGCTCGCTGGTCAGCCCGGAGTCGCGGTGTTCCCCCCGAGCTCCGTGCGGCTCTCTGCCGCGGGTCCGGACGTCTCCGGTGCGCACGGCTCCGGTGCTCGGGGCATCGGGTGGCGAGCGCGGGTCGTGCGGGTCGAGCAGACGCTCGGCGGCGTGCGGGTCGTGACGGCCGAGCCGCAGGTGGCCTGCGATCTGACGCTCGAGGAGTGGGCGCGCCATCCGTTCGCCCCGGGCGACGACGTCCATGTGTCGGTCGACGCCGGGCGCCTGCGATCCCTGCCGGGCTGA
- a CDS encoding sensor domain-containing protein — MPIERDAAWRMLHDPVTDAAALAEIAAAYPEFAEAVARHPNAYPELIAWANGIVSPVSAPDASPAPAASPEIAPRNPFAEPNRPAGRRAPRWAVIGGAVAAGVLVLGGAGWAAAALLPTLWGGGGDTSSPTDAAAGGTSPAPTRTLPGDPVYIGDELDWFLLDDAQRNSLSPGGSQTEKDASYLTSGESEGAATDVRACIRWILTDDNSIVGVRRATWQVNGATDRAIWSALQFPTDAQAEAYYRSFAETVAGCSRFQLLSGSTAYRTFTLELAAGATDDGSYFVVRETDDDGKTTRALAREGNVIVVVSVPDSSAAVDAAAYGKALTDLTTQARARLTDEIGYR; from the coding sequence ATGCCGATCGAGCGCGATGCCGCGTGGCGGATGCTGCACGACCCGGTGACGGATGCGGCGGCGCTCGCCGAGATCGCCGCGGCCTATCCGGAGTTCGCCGAGGCCGTGGCGCGCCATCCGAACGCGTATCCGGAACTGATCGCCTGGGCGAACGGGATCGTCTCGCCGGTGTCTGCCCCGGATGCTTCGCCCGCACCGGCCGCGTCGCCCGAGATCGCACCGCGCAACCCCTTCGCCGAGCCGAACCGTCCCGCCGGGCGCCGGGCGCCGCGGTGGGCCGTCATCGGCGGCGCCGTCGCGGCGGGTGTGCTCGTGCTCGGCGGGGCCGGCTGGGCGGCCGCAGCGCTGCTGCCCACGCTCTGGGGCGGGGGTGGTGACACGTCCTCGCCGACGGATGCGGCGGCGGGCGGGACTTCCCCTGCGCCCACTCGGACGCTCCCCGGCGACCCCGTCTACATCGGCGACGAGCTCGACTGGTTCCTGCTGGACGACGCGCAGCGGAACTCCCTGTCGCCGGGGGGATCGCAGACCGAGAAGGATGCGTCGTACCTCACCTCGGGCGAGAGCGAGGGTGCGGCGACCGATGTGCGCGCGTGCATACGGTGGATCCTCACGGACGACAACAGCATCGTGGGGGTTCGCCGCGCGACCTGGCAGGTGAACGGCGCGACGGACAGGGCCATCTGGAGTGCGCTGCAGTTCCCCACCGATGCGCAGGCCGAGGCGTACTACCGCTCATTCGCCGAGACCGTCGCCGGCTGCTCCCGGTTCCAGTTGCTATCCGGATCTACCGCGTACCGCACGTTCACGCTCGAACTCGCCGCAGGGGCCACGGACGACGGCTCATACTTCGTCGTGCGGGAGACGGACGACGACGGCAAGACCACCCGTGCGCTCGCACGAGAGGGGAACGTGATCGTGGTGGTCTCGGTTCCGGACAGCTCTGCCGCGGTAGATGCGGCGGCCTACGGAAAGGCACTCACGGACCTCACGACTCAGGCACGTGCCCGTCTCACCGACGAGATCGGCTACCGGTAG